A part of Streptomyces sp. SLBN-31 genomic DNA contains:
- a CDS encoding HoxN/HupN/NixA family nickel/cobalt transporter → MTLPETKDASFRWRREDTVKTAGLVAVIAALHIVAFGILFLLVVPGHYEVGSKAFGIGLGITAYTLGVRHAFDADHIAAIDNTTRKLMADGKRPVSVGFWFALGHSSVVIVLAVMIAAGTQLADKVTNQNSGTHQVLGFLGTTVAGAFLYLIAALNLVALVGIVRVFRAMRAGTYDENELQRHLDSRGFMNRFLGRLTRSISRPGQMYPVGFLFGLGFETATEVTLMVMAGSGAAAGLPWYAILCLPLLFTAGMCLFDTLDGTFMNFAYQWAFSNPVRKVFYNLTITGLSIVVAFFIGTMELAGLDVGNIGYVIVGLFIVVWAAALTYWRLAKVEQRWTARTAEAD, encoded by the coding sequence ATGACCCTGCCCGAGACCAAGGACGCCTCCTTCCGCTGGCGACGCGAGGACACCGTCAAGACCGCGGGACTGGTGGCGGTGATCGCCGCCCTGCACATCGTCGCCTTCGGAATCCTCTTCCTCCTGGTGGTCCCCGGCCACTACGAGGTCGGCTCCAAGGCCTTCGGCATCGGCCTGGGCATCACGGCCTACACACTGGGCGTGCGGCACGCCTTCGACGCCGACCACATCGCCGCGATCGACAACACCACCCGCAAGCTGATGGCCGACGGCAAGCGGCCGGTGTCCGTCGGGTTCTGGTTCGCGCTCGGGCACTCCAGCGTGGTGATCGTGCTGGCCGTGATGATCGCGGCGGGCACGCAGCTCGCCGACAAGGTGACCAACCAGAACTCGGGTACCCACCAGGTCCTCGGCTTCCTCGGAACAACCGTCGCCGGTGCCTTCCTCTACCTCATCGCGGCGCTCAACCTGGTGGCCCTGGTGGGCATCGTGCGCGTCTTCCGGGCGATGCGGGCGGGCACGTACGACGAGAACGAGCTCCAACGCCACCTCGACTCCCGCGGTTTCATGAACCGCTTCCTGGGCCGCCTGACCCGCTCCATCAGCCGCCCCGGCCAGATGTACCCGGTCGGCTTCCTGTTCGGGCTCGGCTTCGAGACGGCCACCGAGGTCACCCTCATGGTCATGGCCGGCTCCGGAGCGGCGGCGGGCCTGCCCTGGTACGCGATCCTGTGCCTGCCGCTCCTCTTCACCGCGGGGATGTGCCTGTTCGACACGCTCGACGGCACCTTCATGAACTTCGCCTACCAGTGGGCGTTCTCCAACCCGGTCCGCAAGGTCTTCTACAACCTGACCATCACCGGCCTGTCCATCGTGGTCGCCTTCTTCATCGGCACGATGGAACTCGCAGGCCTCGACGTCGGCAACATCGGCTACGTCATCGTCGGCCTGTTCATCGTCGTATGGGCGGCAGCACTGACGTACTGGCGCCTGGCGAAGGTGGAACAGCGCTGGACCGCACGCACGGCCGAAGCGGACTAG
- a CDS encoding DUF6445 family protein translates to MSPQPTPRVPAALPVLPYRKPTKGRDYWVLDDVLPDVDAVRARCLAKDDWVQGYPYTSETWPGLRTMPGLEPAELARVERLVRQATGAKELWVQQAPGGGTLNHNCVQVVGEGESEPRPHTDSRALCRYAAVLYLNPGVGKDCGTAFYRQSLPGGRLGGNIVQAPHNNLVEALGTRYVPADHFEEDVRVPHKYNRLLLYSANLVHSATGYTGRTLEEKRMTAVFFWMA, encoded by the coding sequence ATGTCCCCACAGCCCACGCCCCGGGTTCCCGCGGCCCTTCCGGTCCTGCCGTACCGCAAGCCCACCAAGGGCCGCGACTACTGGGTCCTCGACGACGTGCTGCCCGACGTGGACGCCGTCCGCGCGCGCTGTCTGGCGAAGGACGACTGGGTGCAGGGCTACCCCTACACCTCGGAGACCTGGCCCGGGCTGCGCACCATGCCGGGGCTCGAACCCGCGGAGCTCGCCCGGGTCGAGCGCCTGGTGCGGCAGGCGACCGGGGCGAAGGAACTGTGGGTGCAGCAGGCGCCCGGCGGCGGCACCCTCAACCACAACTGCGTCCAGGTCGTCGGCGAGGGCGAGAGCGAGCCGCGTCCGCACACCGACTCCCGGGCGCTGTGCCGGTACGCGGCCGTGCTCTACCTCAACCCGGGCGTCGGCAAGGACTGCGGCACCGCCTTTTATCGTCAGTCCCTGCCCGGCGGGCGGCTCGGCGGCAACATCGTCCAGGCCCCGCACAACAACCTCGTCGAGGCCCTCGGCACGCGGTACGTGCCCGCCGACCACTTCGAGGAGGACGTACGCGTCCCGCACAAGTACAACCGGCTGCTCCTCTACAGCGCCAACCTCGTGCACAGCGCGACCGGTTACACCGGCAGGACGCTGGAGGAGAAGCGGATGACGGCGGTCTTCTTCTGGATGGCGTGA
- a CDS encoding DUF6479 family protein, with protein sequence MSTATFEMAATSGDVLNVIAAFVGGLVIAGALIWAFWFGMRVSDRELPRPLPGEQPHLPDGGAVHEMSEVREPDEVPHSEDGERMMPYELHHAGTRTGKDQHRRRWMPGSSGSFGSGGLGHR encoded by the coding sequence ATGAGTACCGCGACGTTCGAAATGGCGGCCACGTCGGGTGACGTACTCAACGTGATCGCCGCCTTCGTCGGTGGCCTGGTCATCGCCGGTGCCCTGATCTGGGCCTTCTGGTTCGGCATGCGGGTGAGCGACCGTGAGCTCCCGCGGCCCCTGCCGGGCGAGCAGCCCCACCTTCCCGACGGCGGAGCCGTCCACGAGATGAGCGAGGTCCGCGAACCGGACGAGGTCCCGCACTCGGAGGACGGCGAGCGCATGATGCCGTACGAGCTGCACCACGCGGGAACGCGGACCGGAAAGGATCAGCACCGCCGGCGCTGGATGCCCGGCTCCAGCGGCTCCTTCGGCAGCGGGGGCCTGGGACACAGGTAG
- a CDS encoding luciferase family protein — protein MTPAQKAMDRLAAWPDLTPCEAGCGTGRALRSARDEIVHFHSGRDVDLHLTAPAIQRLHYDFAESSAIRLVPGSRWVTVHLDCDADVDLLLGLVSVALKAHDRQGETPGADRLPGTVCNFRRVTVLQRDEGGED, from the coding sequence ATGACACCGGCTCAGAAGGCCATGGACCGACTCGCGGCATGGCCCGACCTCACCCCGTGCGAGGCCGGCTGCGGAACGGGCCGGGCGTTGCGTTCGGCGCGGGACGAGATCGTGCACTTCCACTCCGGACGGGACGTGGACCTCCACCTCACGGCTCCCGCGATCCAGCGGCTGCACTACGACTTCGCGGAGTCGTCCGCGATCCGTCTGGTGCCCGGTTCGCGCTGGGTCACCGTCCACCTCGACTGCGACGCCGACGTGGACCTGCTGCTCGGCCTGGTCAGCGTCGCCCTCAAGGCCCACGACCGGCAGGGCGAAACGCCGGGCGCCGACCGCCTGCCGGGGACCGTGTGCAACTTCCGCCGGGTGACCGTGCTGCAGCGCGACGAGGGCGGCGAGGACTGA
- a CDS encoding DUF4142 domain-containing protein encodes MGGALSLTLVALAYPSMLGVNTVSSSGTRVIAQTQWGPLTEADRDFVVKVRAAGLWEYPVGQLGLQKGQSAAVKTASKHLIDGHAALDASCRKISTMLNITIPNVASPQQVGFVNTLKADSGKQFDTDFANILRVTHGSIFNTIAKIRSTTKNTVVRTLADQANATVLDHITVMENTGLVNFDQVLFQETTPPKLPAKDLTPPPPVAGQPAIVLTPPVDSTTQPPVLPGEPSTNASPTPTVG; translated from the coding sequence GTGGGCGGTGCCCTCAGTCTGACCCTCGTCGCACTCGCCTATCCCTCGATGCTCGGGGTGAACACCGTGTCCAGTTCGGGGACGAGAGTCATCGCGCAGACCCAGTGGGGGCCGCTGACCGAGGCGGACCGGGACTTCGTGGTCAAGGTGCGCGCCGCCGGCCTGTGGGAGTACCCCGTCGGTCAACTGGGGCTGCAGAAGGGGCAGAGCGCGGCGGTCAAGACCGCCAGCAAGCACCTCATCGACGGCCACGCGGCACTGGACGCCAGCTGCCGCAAGATCAGCACGATGCTGAACATCACGATTCCCAATGTGGCGAGCCCGCAGCAGGTGGGGTTCGTCAACACGCTCAAGGCGGACAGCGGCAAGCAGTTCGACACCGACTTCGCCAACATCCTGCGCGTGACGCACGGTTCGATCTTCAACACCATCGCGAAGATCCGCTCCACCACCAAGAACACCGTGGTGCGGACCCTGGCCGACCAGGCCAACGCCACGGTGCTGGACCACATCACGGTCATGGAGAACACCGGCCTGGTCAACTTCGACCAGGTGCTCTTCCAGGAGACCACCCCGCCGAAGCTGCCCGCCAAGGACCTGACCCCGCCGCCCCCGGTCGCAGGTCAGCCCGCGATCGTGCTCACCCCGCCGGTGGACAGCACCACCCAACCCCCGGTCCTGCCGGGCGAGCCCAGCACGAACGCCAGCCCCACCCCGACGGTGGGCTGA
- a CDS encoding metalloregulator ArsR/SmtB family transcription factor: MHLVPADRADRRTIDGHRVCDAIAAIGDEAHVRMWADRFSLLADPKRLALLLALHRTGPLAVSDLAIATGMNDPAVSQALRLLRAAGAVAGEKEGRVVRYRLVDEDVRLLLKHCAADAS; this comes from the coding sequence ATGCATCTCGTCCCGGCCGATCGCGCAGACCGGCGCACCATCGACGGCCACCGGGTGTGCGACGCCATCGCCGCCATCGGTGACGAGGCCCATGTGCGCATGTGGGCCGACCGCTTCTCCCTGCTCGCCGACCCCAAGCGGCTGGCCCTGCTGCTCGCGTTGCACCGCACGGGGCCGCTGGCCGTGTCCGACCTGGCGATCGCGACCGGTATGAACGACCCGGCCGTCTCGCAGGCGCTGCGGCTGCTGCGCGCGGCCGGTGCGGTCGCCGGGGAGAAGGAGGGGCGGGTCGTGCGCTACCGGCTCGTCGACGAGGACGTACGGCTGCTGCTCAAGCACTGTGCCGCCGACGCGAGCTGA
- a CDS encoding LAETG motif-containing sortase-dependent surface protein: protein MSTASRVTARRLLGTGVATLALCAATASGAWAHGGAPGGDGWKSGGSYKPGTGAGTKTETDRCQFSLDGTDFYDSVKVDDQNLGPTDDGKVHIKVRTAGDASTCTASLASYLAHGATFATSGQQVLVDFDTVTVKPGRTDSLDIAVPDAGCFAQIDLYRGATKFDGKQGANDGFEHGDLPAGPDHAVIKDKLIASWNGGTKDCTSTGSQPPATPSTTPSTPTPSASESTPDTPVASASTSVPAATPNGGGGDLAETGGGNSGMIAGGAAVLLAGGAAIVVASRRRRGARS from the coding sequence ATGTCCACAGCGAGCCGTGTCACCGCGCGCCGCCTCCTCGGAACGGGCGTCGCGACGCTCGCCCTCTGCGCCGCCACCGCCTCCGGCGCCTGGGCGCACGGCGGCGCCCCCGGCGGAGACGGCTGGAAGTCGGGTGGCTCCTACAAGCCCGGGACGGGCGCCGGCACCAAGACGGAGACCGACCGCTGCCAGTTCTCCCTCGACGGCACGGACTTCTACGACTCCGTCAAGGTCGACGACCAGAACCTCGGACCCACCGACGACGGCAAGGTCCACATCAAGGTCCGCACCGCAGGCGACGCCTCCACCTGCACCGCCTCGCTCGCCTCCTACCTCGCCCACGGCGCCACCTTCGCCACCTCGGGACAGCAGGTCCTCGTCGACTTCGACACGGTGACGGTCAAGCCCGGCCGGACCGACTCCCTCGACATCGCGGTGCCGGACGCGGGCTGCTTCGCGCAGATCGACCTCTACCGCGGCGCCACGAAGTTCGACGGCAAGCAGGGCGCGAACGACGGCTTCGAGCACGGCGACCTGCCGGCCGGCCCGGACCACGCGGTCATCAAGGACAAGCTGATCGCGTCCTGGAACGGCGGCACGAAGGACTGCACGAGCACCGGGTCGCAGCCCCCCGCCACGCCCTCCACGACCCCGTCCACCCCGACGCCGAGCGCCTCGGAGTCGACACCGGACACCCCCGTGGCGTCCGCGTCCACCAGCGTCCCGGCGGCCACGCCGAACGGCGGCGGGGGCGACCTCGCCGAGACCGGCGGCGGCAACTCCGGCATGATCGCCGGCGGCGCGGCGGTGCTCCTGGCCGGCGGCGCGGCGATCGTCGTCGCGAGCCGACGCCGACGCGGCGCCCGCTCCTAG